One window of the Candidatus Aegiribacteria sp. genome contains the following:
- a CDS encoding VacB/RNase II family 3'-5' exoribonuclease yields MNTQDSEDLNTDRNSSASDEVLALFQNEPALRLTFGQIASRLDGKHPDLSGAVENLVKSGLLYRMEGKRYALPEDLGVFRGVIRIRPSGNGILSVGDERIEIDSRNISGALNGDTVMVRRFEHRTHGNVSSGKVESVLKRSRKGLSGVVRKAGRGWIIDPVDPSLPRRIPLKTGSGSDISEGRIAFVLLDYSGRKLRAFAAADIGSSNSPSALIDSVVLDHALPEEFSENVLDEAAELASEPWSIDGRIDFRDLYTITIDPVDARDFDDAISIRFVDGLRELHVHIADVALYVTGNSSLDTEARLRGTSVYLPDRVIPMLPESLSNGACSLRPLEDRPTRTVIMKFDESGERVDFSIVPSVIRSDRRMTYEEAFEYLNGKGSDPDLKDLFGILGGLSDDLDRVRDARGTLDLGSSEYRVEFGSDGWPSGFRHIASDSAHRLIENFMIEANRAVADHCMWSNLSVLFRVHDDPVEKSEERLAEQLNLLGVKLPGGRIHNTAVLRRILDGLQDSPLRDLAVEYILRSLQKAVYSPSNTGHFGLALRSYMHFTSPIRRYPDLLVHQVLAMQEGGIIPVVDGDIAELASGASSCELNAERAEREADELMGLLYLSRKTGNVFDGVVTGVKRFGIFVRLAGVPAEGLAPVSEIKRAGFPFNDLSGPFREGSNVKVEVISVEPLERKLTLRPVQSGEK; encoded by the coding sequence ATGAATACACAGGATTCAGAAGATCTCAATACAGACCGCAATTCATCAGCTTCAGACGAAGTTCTTGCGCTGTTTCAGAACGAGCCGGCGTTACGGCTGACATTCGGACAGATAGCTTCCAGACTTGATGGGAAGCATCCGGATTTGTCCGGAGCGGTGGAAAACCTTGTTAAAAGTGGATTACTCTACCGCATGGAGGGTAAGAGATATGCGCTTCCGGAGGATCTCGGCGTCTTTCGAGGGGTCATAAGGATACGTCCGAGCGGGAACGGAATTCTTTCGGTTGGAGACGAAAGGATTGAGATTGATTCCAGAAACATCTCCGGTGCGTTGAATGGCGATACGGTCATGGTTCGCAGATTTGAACATCGTACTCATGGAAATGTAAGCAGCGGAAAAGTAGAATCCGTTCTTAAACGTTCCAGAAAAGGTCTGAGTGGTGTTGTCAGGAAAGCCGGCAGAGGCTGGATTATTGATCCGGTTGATCCATCACTTCCAAGAAGGATACCTTTGAAAACAGGATCTGGATCAGACATATCCGAAGGAAGGATAGCATTCGTCCTTCTGGATTACTCAGGAAGGAAACTCAGGGCGTTTGCAGCAGCTGATATAGGGAGTTCGAATTCCCCCTCAGCGCTGATTGATTCTGTTGTGCTTGATCATGCTTTGCCGGAGGAATTCTCAGAGAATGTACTTGATGAGGCTGCTGAACTGGCATCCGAACCATGGTCTATCGATGGAAGGATTGATTTCCGGGACCTGTATACAATTACGATTGATCCTGTAGATGCACGCGATTTCGATGACGCTATTTCTATCCGCTTCGTGGATGGACTTCGGGAACTTCACGTTCATATCGCTGATGTTGCTCTGTACGTTACCGGGAACAGTTCGCTTGATACTGAAGCCAGATTAAGGGGAACCAGTGTATATCTTCCGGACAGGGTAATTCCCATGCTGCCTGAAAGTCTCTCAAATGGCGCATGCAGTCTGAGACCGCTCGAAGACAGACCGACGAGAACGGTTATAATGAAATTTGATGAATCAGGCGAGCGCGTGGATTTCAGCATAGTACCGTCTGTTATAAGATCTGACAGACGAATGACATATGAAGAAGCGTTTGAGTACTTGAATGGCAAAGGTTCCGACCCTGATCTGAAAGATCTCTTCGGGATTCTGGGGGGGCTTTCAGATGATCTTGACAGAGTGAGGGATGCAAGAGGAACTCTGGATCTTGGAAGCAGCGAGTACAGAGTCGAATTTGGAAGTGACGGGTGGCCTTCAGGTTTCAGGCATATTGCATCCGATTCTGCTCACAGGCTGATCGAGAATTTCATGATTGAAGCGAACAGAGCGGTAGCTGATCATTGCATGTGGTCGAATCTTTCCGTGCTGTTCAGAGTACATGATGATCCAGTTGAAAAGTCCGAGGAGCGCCTTGCCGAACAGCTTAATTTGCTGGGAGTGAAACTTCCCGGCGGGAGGATTCACAACACGGCAGTCCTTCGGCGGATCCTTGACGGTCTTCAGGATTCGCCTCTTCGAGACTTGGCTGTTGAGTATATCCTTCGATCTCTTCAGAAGGCTGTTTATTCACCGTCGAACACAGGGCATTTCGGGCTTGCTCTCCGAAGCTATATGCATTTCACAAGTCCCATACGACGTTATCCTGATCTTCTTGTGCATCAGGTCCTTGCAATGCAGGAGGGTGGAATTATCCCAGTTGTCGACGGAGATATCGCTGAACTTGCGTCAGGAGCAAGTAGTTGTGAGCTGAATGCTGAGAGAGCTGAACGGGAAGCTGATGAACTTATGGGGCTTCTTTACCTTTCCCGGAAAACGGGTAATGTGTTTGACGGCGTGGTTACCGGCGTAAAACGGTTCGGTATATTCGTAAGACTTGCGGGTGTTCCCGCCGAGGGACTTGCCCCTGTGAGTGAGATCAAAAGGGCTGGTTTCCCATTCAATGATTTGAGTGGACCTTTTCGGGAAGGTTCGAATGTGAAAGTGGAAGTGATATCTGTTGAACCTCTTGAGCGGAAACTGACACTCAGACCTGTGCAAAGTGGAGAAAAATGA
- the purH gene encoding bifunctional phosphoribosylaminoimidazolecarboxamide formyltransferase/IMP cyclohydrolase, whose translation MADRKKTALISVWNKKGLEKFASGLSTLGWRIYASGGSADALRKSGIEVTPTEEITGIDSLLGGRVKTLHPELHASILAAGNDRLLREKEGKPLFDLVAVDFYPFSMTDGMEPADPELVELIDIGGPTMIRAAAKNWRHVIAAAGADVFQDVLEAVSNGRDDDDFRRVMAARTFDITSRYDLEIAVSLERGIVPVLRYGENPHQSASVHFTWPREGFGRAEILGGKALSYNNYLDATAAWDLASEMPGNTHSAVLMKHGNPCGAGTGQTPLEAFTHAFRADTISPYGGILAVNSNINMELVAKLKGIFLEIVLAPSFDDDALERLQKRKKLRILRMPEGRDEGKQIRSIWGGLLIQNADSVNGLENVNVVSERKPSVEELQAMDILWIICRSVKSNAIVIGDSVGTLGVGAGQMSRIESLDLAIRRAEREGHSLDGAALASDGLFPFRDAIDRAGEAGISAIVQPGGSIRDQEVIDSVNEHGMTMVFTGTRHFKH comes from the coding sequence ATGGCTGACAGAAAAAAAACCGCGCTGATAAGTGTCTGGAACAAAAAAGGCCTGGAGAAATTTGCTTCAGGACTCTCCACACTGGGTTGGAGGATATACGCCTCCGGAGGTTCCGCGGATGCGCTCAGAAAATCAGGGATAGAAGTTACGCCCACAGAAGAAATTACAGGAATTGATTCGCTTCTGGGCGGCAGAGTCAAAACTCTTCATCCCGAACTTCATGCTTCGATACTGGCAGCCGGGAATGACCGTCTCCTCAGAGAAAAGGAAGGAAAGCCTCTGTTCGATCTTGTCGCGGTTGACTTCTACCCTTTCAGTATGACCGATGGAATGGAACCCGCTGATCCTGAACTTGTGGAACTCATAGATATCGGCGGCCCGACAATGATTCGTGCTGCCGCCAAGAACTGGCGTCATGTCATCGCAGCAGCAGGAGCAGACGTGTTTCAGGATGTTCTTGAAGCCGTTTCAAACGGTCGGGATGATGATGATTTCAGAAGAGTCATGGCCGCCCGGACGTTCGACATTACGTCCCGATACGATCTTGAGATAGCTGTAAGCCTTGAACGCGGCATTGTGCCTGTTCTGCGTTATGGTGAGAATCCGCATCAGTCTGCATCAGTACATTTTACATGGCCGCGAGAAGGATTCGGCAGAGCTGAGATACTCGGAGGAAAAGCTCTAAGTTATAACAATTATCTTGATGCGACAGCCGCATGGGATCTCGCCTCTGAAATGCCGGGAAATACACATTCCGCGGTATTGATGAAGCATGGAAATCCCTGCGGCGCAGGAACCGGACAGACTCCTCTCGAAGCCTTCACTCATGCATTCAGGGCTGATACGATCTCACCTTACGGTGGAATACTTGCGGTTAACAGTAATATTAACATGGAACTGGTTGCGAAACTTAAAGGTATTTTCCTGGAGATTGTTCTTGCTCCATCATTTGATGATGATGCGCTTGAGAGACTTCAGAAAAGGAAGAAACTTCGAATACTGAGAATGCCTGAGGGACGCGACGAGGGAAAACAGATCAGAAGCATCTGGGGCGGTCTGCTCATCCAGAACGCTGATTCTGTCAACGGTCTGGAGAATGTGAACGTTGTTTCTGAGAGAAAACCCTCAGTAGAGGAACTGCAGGCAATGGACATTCTTTGGATAATATGCAGATCAGTTAAGAGCAATGCGATAGTCATAGGTGACAGCGTGGGAACTCTTGGTGTCGGTGCCGGACAGATGAGCAGGATAGAAAGCCTTGATCTTGCCATTCGAAGAGCTGAACGTGAGGGGCATTCTCTGGATGGAGCAGCGCTGGCTTCTGATGGTCTATTTCCCTTCAGAGATGCTATTGATCGAGCAGGAGAAGCCGGAATAAGCGCAATAGTGCAGCCAGGCGGTTCAATTCGCGATCAGGAAGTCATTGATTCGGTGAACGAGCACGGTATGACCATGGTGTTCACCGGAACAAGGCATTTCAAACACTGA
- a CDS encoding CNNM domain-containing protein, whose translation MLMIILFLAALVLNAFCSGSETAFSAASRIRAYSRMREGKKWAGLTLSFIEHPRKYLTTTLVGTNVGMVLASAITSRVTGNTGISWLEPLSVAVLVFFILIFTEMIPKQMMLISKERVVFRLSFPLFMLRLILFPVILIADFLSTLIVGRRIDSRLFESKSEILGLLTDSSSEAGPIAERVLRMNDTIIGNVMRTLNRVPYTCTGASRRDILEKLIDIGYPFVLVREKDGETIRGYADRASIIGSGETLDDTGIKGLPYFELSDDLISVITGLGKAAAPAGIVLGNTGQPVGIAILDDIVDSLLGKEVRSTSETEIARRIEWIDGKAVAR comes from the coding sequence ATGTTGATGATTATTCTGTTTCTGGCTGCTCTTGTACTTAACGCCTTTTGCAGCGGAAGTGAGACAGCGTTCTCAGCAGCAAGCAGAATAAGAGCCTACAGCCGCATGAGAGAGGGCAAGAAGTGGGCAGGATTAACTCTTTCCTTCATAGAACATCCCCGGAAATATCTTACTACGACTCTGGTTGGTACGAACGTGGGGATGGTTCTGGCGTCTGCTATTACTTCAAGGGTTACCGGGAATACCGGTATTTCATGGCTCGAGCCTCTCTCAGTTGCTGTACTGGTTTTCTTTATTCTGATTTTCACGGAAATGATACCGAAACAGATGATGCTGATATCGAAAGAGCGAGTGGTCTTCAGACTCTCATTTCCACTTTTTATGCTCCGGTTGATTCTTTTCCCTGTTATTCTTATCGCCGATTTTCTTTCAACTCTGATTGTCGGAAGAAGGATTGATTCCCGCCTTTTCGAAAGCAAGAGTGAGATTCTTGGTCTTCTTACCGATTCATCCTCTGAAGCCGGACCAATTGCCGAGAGAGTTCTCAGAATGAACGACACCATTATAGGTAATGTGATGAGAACCCTCAATAGAGTACCTTACACCTGTACAGGAGCTTCCCGGAGAGATATCCTGGAGAAACTCATTGATATCGGGTATCCATTTGTACTGGTTCGGGAGAAGGATGGCGAGACTATCCGCGGTTATGCCGATAGAGCTTCGATAATAGGATCCGGGGAAACACTTGACGATACGGGTATTAAAGGATTACCATATTTTGAACTTAGCGATGATCTGATAAGCGTGATCACAGGGCTTGGGAAAGCAGCTGCTCCAGCCGGAATAGTGCTTGGAAATACCGGTCAGCCTGTTGGAATTGCCATTCTAGATGATATCGTTGATTCGCTGCTGGGCAAAGAAGTACGATCCACTTCGGAAACAGAAATCGCCCGGAGAATTGAATGGATTGATGGAAAAGCAGTCGCAAGGTAA
- a CDS encoding CNNM domain-containing protein, producing the protein MLSTPEKLLSSLLFGNTVVNVIASALAVSIVADLFPNNTGLSLALSVTLMTFLLLVFGEISPKTLAVSHAGKWASRSSAVMLAYLKLCAPVASTLSRMSKYISHLAGIGHHGETLSHEEIIALVELGQSEGLLGREAGATLNLLTLEESQCTHVMKPRSDVAVLRTGWTRCRFTEIMESTGYTRYPVLDGQIEKVLGYIDSREYLLSDKEAPLTLYPLPSFPENARLETVLRGLRDSDEEAGIVFDEYGDWTGFITTRDIIDSILLSPAKERGFLPDGVTVKDGWMEIPASMKLITFSELVRNDIRAERAETCAGLLMEVTGRIPEAGEEISASGYLFRIVSKNGPRLERLEVRSDSSRSTQC; encoded by the coding sequence ATGCTCTCCACCCCGGAGAAACTTCTATCCTCTTTACTTTTCGGAAACACAGTTGTGAATGTCATTGCATCAGCGCTTGCCGTATCCATTGTCGCTGACCTTTTTCCGAATAATACAGGTCTGAGTCTGGCGCTGTCCGTTACTCTGATGACTTTTCTTCTGCTTGTATTTGGTGAAATATCGCCCAAAACACTTGCTGTCTCACATGCGGGGAAATGGGCTTCAAGAAGTTCTGCGGTAATGCTTGCCTATCTTAAATTATGCGCTCCTGTTGCTTCAACTCTTTCGCGAATGTCGAAATACATATCACACCTGGCAGGAATAGGGCATCACGGAGAAACTCTTTCACATGAGGAGATCATAGCGCTTGTTGAACTGGGGCAATCAGAGGGATTGCTCGGTCGGGAAGCGGGTGCTACACTGAATCTTCTGACACTCGAGGAATCTCAGTGTACTCATGTAATGAAACCGCGATCGGATGTAGCTGTTCTTCGAACAGGATGGACCCGCTGCAGGTTCACTGAAATCATGGAGAGTACCGGATACACAAGGTATCCTGTACTGGATGGTCAGATTGAAAAGGTACTTGGTTATATTGATTCAAGAGAGTATCTGCTGTCAGATAAAGAAGCCCCCCTTACACTGTACCCTCTGCCATCCTTTCCTGAAAATGCCCGGCTTGAAACAGTTCTGAGGGGTTTGAGGGATTCCGACGAGGAAGCGGGTATCGTTTTTGATGAGTACGGCGACTGGACAGGTTTTATTACAACACGTGATATCATTGACAGTATATTGCTCAGTCCTGCTAAAGAAAGAGGATTCCTTCCGGATGGAGTTACGGTTAAAGACGGGTGGATGGAAATTCCCGCATCTATGAAACTGATCACTTTTTCTGAACTCGTGCGAAATGACATACGTGCAGAACGGGCTGAAACTTGCGCCGGGTTGCTTATGGAGGTTACCGGAAGAATTCCTGAGGCGGGAGAGGAGATATCTGCGTCGGGCTATCTGTTCAGAATCGTATCAAAGAACGGTCCAAGACTTGAGCGCCTGGAAGTCAGGTCTGATAGCAGCAGGAGTACTCAATGTTGA
- a CDS encoding lytic transglycosylase domain-containing protein, whose product MKYLMFILMILLPLSCQHVYEEELPPPQTEEEIRPVVFKEVDSLYLAGGFVQVRDSLLSILRTDSSLLDETLFRMLGLYHGRAMECDYIDLLESLESEGYGNLYGWKVSALDLAGLPAEALIYLPPDDPLLEAWLICEIDSLHEDCILPIPGGQGEIFSMAMTAAPGSMSPFEIQMAASVADLFPSVKSVVLRELEVSSDTAGAWWDEVLYTVNNETVTAEPLLLSRLAFEGCESFEYWSDIQRTGGEACVIATNEILERFAGNYVPSWQIVDCLIAQGEAELALAYAENGDFFYRAGAEMALLLDEHRYDDLIGLCDSFSEGVPDSLKARAALFRAHALKAVGRGGSVCFPEYLIFASEYPWHPEAREAAYNAGKYFDCEQEWADAAEAYLISLKTSGSWDGDERAHWRGGFSLYMSGRTAQADSLWEAGCARWTSGYWRDEMLFWRARLAGESGLTHLQDSLLYLVAQQHLWEFYGMLAARRLGITASEEFPAPEIRLLEDTACSLAVELTSEGYGVAAVEMLEGGSAGSPERRAIALSLMGRHGSALNMLRVLDVGFRESAHSILPDSLLCFYFPSPYKDLAQMSTDTLVLEASMLQGIMREESYFNRLVISRAGARGVIQLMPGTAYDVSRWYGLPRLEEDEFFDPVISVPYGALYIDRQRSRFNNDIPLFLAAYNAGPENSARWVNMHGWNPGDPELYIEQITYRETRMYVKKVLRSAWIYERLEK is encoded by the coding sequence TTGAAATACCTGATGTTTATTCTGATGATATTATTGCCGCTCTCCTGTCAACATGTATACGAGGAGGAACTGCCGCCGCCGCAGACAGAAGAGGAAATACGGCCCGTGGTATTCAAGGAAGTTGACTCTCTGTATCTGGCAGGAGGGTTCGTCCAGGTTCGTGATTCACTGCTTTCCATTCTCAGAACAGATTCCTCTCTTCTGGACGAAACCCTTTTCAGGATGCTGGGACTCTACCACGGAAGAGCCATGGAGTGCGATTACATTGATCTCCTGGAAAGCCTTGAATCCGAAGGTTACGGTAATCTATACGGCTGGAAGGTATCAGCGCTGGATCTTGCCGGACTGCCAGCAGAAGCTCTGATATATCTGCCGCCTGATGATCCCCTGCTTGAAGCATGGCTTATATGCGAAATCGATTCTCTGCATGAAGATTGTATTCTTCCCATTCCCGGCGGACAGGGAGAAATATTCTCAATGGCAATGACTGCTGCTCCTGGATCGATGTCTCCATTCGAAATTCAAATGGCTGCTTCAGTCGCTGATCTTTTCCCCTCGGTCAAGTCTGTTGTTCTGAGGGAACTCGAGGTTTCCAGTGATACTGCTGGAGCCTGGTGGGATGAGGTTCTGTATACAGTTAACAACGAGACGGTAACTGCTGAGCCGCTTTTACTTTCAAGATTGGCGTTTGAGGGTTGCGAGTCATTTGAATACTGGTCTGATATTCAGCGTACCGGAGGAGAGGCGTGCGTAATCGCGACTAACGAAATTCTGGAGCGGTTTGCCGGGAATTATGTTCCATCCTGGCAAATAGTTGACTGCCTTATAGCTCAGGGTGAAGCTGAACTTGCGCTTGCATATGCTGAAAACGGTGACTTCTTTTATAGAGCAGGAGCGGAAATGGCTCTTCTGCTTGATGAACATAGATATGATGATCTGATCGGACTCTGTGATTCCTTCAGCGAGGGTGTGCCGGATTCACTGAAAGCAAGAGCTGCACTGTTCAGAGCGCATGCTCTGAAAGCCGTCGGCAGAGGGGGCAGTGTCTGCTTTCCGGAATATCTCATCTTCGCTTCTGAATATCCCTGGCATCCGGAAGCCAGAGAAGCCGCCTACAATGCAGGCAAATATTTCGATTGTGAACAGGAATGGGCTGATGCAGCTGAAGCCTATCTGATATCACTGAAAACATCCGGTTCATGGGATGGTGATGAGAGGGCGCACTGGCGGGGTGGTTTTTCATTGTACATGTCCGGAAGAACTGCTCAAGCCGATTCCCTGTGGGAGGCTGGATGCGCACGATGGACATCCGGTTACTGGAGAGATGAAATGCTCTTCTGGAGAGCTCGTCTTGCGGGCGAATCAGGTCTTACTCACCTGCAGGATTCTCTCCTCTACCTGGTTGCTCAACAGCACCTCTGGGAATTCTACGGAATGCTTGCCGCGAGAAGACTTGGAATTACTGCATCAGAAGAATTTCCTGCTCCTGAGATAAGGCTACTGGAGGATACTGCGTGTTCCCTTGCTGTCGAACTCACATCGGAAGGCTATGGGGTAGCAGCAGTGGAAATGCTGGAAGGAGGATCAGCGGGTTCACCTGAGAGGAGGGCAATCGCGCTTTCGCTCATGGGCAGGCACGGAAGTGCATTGAATATGCTTCGAGTGCTTGATGTGGGGTTCCGGGAATCGGCTCATTCAATACTGCCGGATTCACTGCTGTGCTTCTATTTCCCCTCTCCGTATAAGGATCTTGCTCAGATGTCTACGGATACACTTGTCCTTGAAGCCAGTATGCTGCAGGGTATTATGAGAGAAGAGAGCTACTTTAACAGATTGGTAATCTCCAGAGCGGGAGCGCGTGGAGTCATACAGCTCATGCCTGGAACTGCATATGATGTCTCCAGATGGTACGGTCTGCCGCGACTTGAGGAGGATGAGTTCTTTGATCCTGTTATTTCCGTTCCGTACGGAGCGTTGTACATTGACAGGCAGCGAAGCAGATTCAACAATGATATTCCTCTTTTCCTTGCCGCATACAATGCTGGTCCTGAGAATTCCGCAAGATGGGTTAACATGCACGGATGGAACCCTGGAGACCCTGAACTCTATATTGAGCAGATAACGTATAGGGAGACCCGAATGTATGTAAAGAAAGTATTGAGATCCGCCTGGATTTACGAAAGGCTTGAAAAATGA
- the nadE gene encoding NAD(+) synthase, producing the protein MKVITDFTGLSEAIQEWICRTVFSASASGVVVGLSGGIDSAVAAALASFALGPENVLGLIMPCGSSQEDTDDGIRIADHLKVEYRLLDLSPVLDSFIKAGELEETSVMNAANIKSRLRMAMLYANSTDRLVLGTSNYSEIKVGYWTKWGDGAADLLPLGRLYKEEIRKLAESLELPGWIISRVPSAGLWPGQSDEDEMGVSYSDIQAYFEGTGVSEAAAEKIQHLVGLSEHKRNPISFFEARKWMECNG; encoded by the coding sequence ATGAAAGTAATCACTGATTTCACAGGATTATCCGAAGCGATTCAGGAATGGATCTGCAGGACTGTTTTCAGCGCTTCAGCAAGCGGAGTGGTGGTAGGCCTAAGTGGAGGAATTGATTCAGCGGTAGCCGCTGCTTTAGCTTCTTTTGCTCTTGGGCCGGAGAACGTACTCGGGTTGATAATGCCATGCGGAAGCTCACAGGAAGACACGGATGACGGCATTCGAATAGCTGATCATCTTAAGGTTGAATACCGTCTGCTGGACCTTTCTCCGGTTCTGGATTCCTTTATAAAAGCTGGAGAACTCGAGGAAACTTCGGTCATGAATGCGGCTAACATCAAATCCCGTCTGAGAATGGCGATGCTTTACGCTAATTCCACTGATCGACTCGTCCTTGGAACAAGTAATTATTCTGAGATAAAGGTAGGATACTGGACCAAGTGGGGGGACGGAGCAGCCGACCTTCTACCCTTAGGAAGATTATATAAAGAGGAAATAAGGAAGCTAGCCGAATCGCTGGAACTTCCAGGATGGATTATCAGCCGGGTCCCATCTGCCGGATTATGGCCGGGTCAGAGCGATGAAGATGAAATGGGAGTATCTTACTCCGACATTCAGGCATACTTTGAAGGGACCGGTGTATCTGAAGCCGCAGCAGAAAAAATACAACATCTGGTGGGTTTAAGTGAGCACAAGAGGAATCCGATATCATTCTTTGAAGCAAGAAAATGGATGGAGTGTAATGGCTGA
- a CDS encoding lytic transglycosylase domain-containing protein — MKILLLVASLICVCSVSGYPLETIDSLVLTGRNNLAVSELLELLRESDIDSDQLLFRLTGIYHATGRFDECILLLDSIERARSIDLSGWKISLLDLSCRQEEALLIVSENDILLRFWLTRDSDERPVSGTLPAPENIAERAIRSMICQEGRMNKGQIDQTVDDSRILPFLVEEVCDELEITLETAGSWWDEVAFDLAALHENDRFELLQAKRERFLFSGTVELWEERLDCGGEISAIAAMMLIGLDKEKWSQSWRITDALVEEGYISTAESLAAISNDPVFFAGMTMSILRETSRFTDLLAFCDSIADDSPDSLHARAALFRARALRALKRPASEYYSSYHEFAEGYPWHPTASEAAYLTAKYYDSERNWPAAASAYMESLSAGNYGGALAYWRGGFCHYMCGRGNIGDSIWVEGIRAYPFSAWCDEMLFWRARYANRTGNTTLENALLLETAQEHSWEFYGLLASERTGGSIDKIEYPLLDLSDNPVTSLAVEMMKDGYGAMASSMLYTTEACDIGLRAAALSLMGEHHECLALLRRYDRELRSTGVGMLPDTLLCFYYPAPYRQLTESTVSSMNIDPFIVTGLMRQESYFNRLARSWIGAKGLIQLMPGTAGDIARWYGLPVLSGNDFYIPENSILYGSLYLARQNSAFNGSSVLALAAYNAGPGNAAKWMEAFPLDSSDPELFIEQIPFTETRGYVKHVLANAWLYSEILN, encoded by the coding sequence ATGAAAATCCTCCTGCTGGTCGCTTCACTGATTTGTGTCTGTTCTGTGTCCGGATACCCACTCGAAACGATTGATTCCCTTGTTCTGACAGGAAGGAACAACCTTGCGGTTTCTGAATTACTTGAACTTCTGAGGGAAAGTGACATCGATAGTGACCAGCTGCTGTTCAGGCTCACCGGGATTTATCATGCCACCGGACGGTTCGATGAATGCATTCTGCTTCTGGACAGTATCGAACGCGCCCGGAGTATTGATCTGTCAGGGTGGAAAATATCCCTTCTTGATCTTTCCTGCAGACAGGAGGAAGCTTTACTGATTGTTTCGGAAAACGATATTCTTCTGCGATTCTGGCTGACCAGGGATTCAGATGAAAGGCCTGTTTCCGGCACACTTCCAGCACCGGAGAATATAGCTGAAAGGGCAATCCGCTCGATGATCTGCCAGGAAGGCCGGATGAACAAGGGACAGATTGACCAGACGGTTGATGATTCACGCATACTTCCCTTCCTTGTTGAGGAGGTGTGCGATGAACTTGAGATCACACTCGAAACTGCAGGTTCCTGGTGGGATGAAGTCGCGTTTGACCTTGCCGCCCTTCATGAGAATGACAGGTTCGAACTCCTCCAGGCAAAAAGGGAAAGATTTCTCTTCTCCGGTACGGTTGAATTGTGGGAGGAAAGACTTGACTGTGGCGGAGAAATATCCGCTATCGCAGCTATGATGCTGATAGGCCTGGATAAGGAAAAATGGTCACAATCCTGGAGAATAACCGATGCTCTCGTGGAGGAAGGTTACATCAGCACAGCTGAAAGCCTTGCTGCTATTTCGAATGATCCGGTTTTTTTTGCAGGTATGACCATGTCCATACTCAGAGAGACATCCCGCTTTACAGATCTGCTGGCCTTCTGTGATTCTATTGCTGATGATTCCCCCGATTCACTTCATGCAAGAGCGGCCCTTTTTCGAGCACGAGCGCTGAGGGCATTGAAGAGACCGGCCAGTGAATATTACAGCAGCTATCACGAATTCGCTGAAGGGTATCCGTGGCATCCAACTGCTTCTGAAGCGGCTTATCTGACAGCGAAGTATTACGATTCTGAGAGGAACTGGCCAGCTGCAGCGAGTGCGTACATGGAGTCCCTTTCAGCCGGGAATTACGGCGGTGCCCTTGCTTACTGGCGCGGCGGATTCTGTCATTACATGTGCGGCAGGGGGAATATCGGAGATTCAATATGGGTTGAAGGTATCCGTGCGTATCCTTTCTCCGCATGGTGCGATGAAATGCTTTTTTGGAGAGCAAGATATGCGAACAGAACAGGTAATACAACTCTGGAGAATGCATTGCTGCTTGAAACTGCGCAGGAACACTCCTGGGAGTTTTATGGACTGCTGGCGTCCGAGAGAACAGGGGGCAGTATAGATAAGATCGAGTATCCACTCCTGGATCTGTCTGACAATCCGGTTACATCGCTTGCAGTAGAGATGATGAAGGATGGATACGGGGCAATGGCCTCATCGATGTTGTACACGACCGAAGCATGTGATATCGGACTCAGAGCCGCTGCTCTTTCCCTTATGGGTGAACATCACGAATGTCTGGCGCTTCTTAGAAGATATGACAGGGAGCTTCGGAGTACCGGAGTCGGTATGCTGCCTGATACTCTGCTGTGTTTCTATTACCCGGCTCCTTACCGGCAACTGACTGAGAGTACTGTATCCAGCATGAATATCGATCCATTCATTGTAACCGGACTAATGCGTCAGGAAAGCTATTTCAACAGACTGGCCAGATCCTGGATTGGAGCAAAAGGTTTGATACAGCTGATGCCGGGAACAGCGGGTGATATCGCCAGATGGTATGGTCTTCCCGTTCTGTCCGGGAATGATTTCTATATACCGGAAAACTCCATACTGTACGGTTCTCTTTATCTGGCGAGGCAGAATTCAGCTTTTAATGGATCATCAGTTCTTGCGCTTGCAGCCTACAATGCGGGACCGGGGAACGCTGCAAAATGGATGGAAGCGTTTCCCCTTGATTCATCCGATCCCGAATTGTTTATTGAACAGATACCTTTTACTGAAACAAGAGGATACGTGAAACATGTGCTTGCAAACGCATGGCTGTACTCGGAGATACTGAATTGA